The following coding sequences lie in one Methanothermobacter sp. MT-2 genomic window:
- a CDS encoding Shikimate kinase produces the protein MKTKVRSPGSATIINAIATGKGSAFAIQRHVTAEVELIPEGVECICDEEIDTTLMRTCAKTILEKYNIDTGLKVKTTSNLPVASGLSSSSATSNAIIMAASKLIAEEFDLEPLNEWEILNLAIDASLKAGVTITGAFDDASASFYGGFTITDNLERKIIQRGLMENQKILIYMPQRKSLTAESNVKRMKILAPLVEIAFKKALEGDLYRALTLNGLIYCATLGFNPEVAVDALEAGAIASGLSGTGPAFVAITTEEKQDNIIEAWSSYPGDIIITSVDNQGTQFTGR, from the coding sequence GTGAAAACAAAAGTCCGTTCACCGGGTTCGGCCACCATCATTAATGCCATTGCAACCGGTAAAGGTTCAGCCTTCGCGATACAGCGTCATGTAACAGCAGAAGTCGAACTTATACCAGAGGGAGTGGAATGCATTTGTGACGAGGAGATTGACACCACCCTAATGAGGACATGTGCAAAGACTATCCTTGAAAAATATAATATAGATACCGGGTTAAAGGTTAAAACCACATCTAACCTACCAGTGGCATCAGGACTTTCAAGTAGCAGCGCAACATCAAACGCCATAATAATGGCAGCATCAAAGCTCATAGCAGAAGAATTCGACTTGGAACCACTTAATGAATGGGAGATCCTCAACCTGGCTATTGACGCTTCTCTAAAAGCCGGGGTTACGATTACAGGTGCGTTTGATGATGCTAGCGCCTCATTTTATGGTGGATTCACAATAACAGATAACCTAGAAAGAAAGATAATCCAAAGGGGGCTAATGGAAAATCAAAAGATATTAATATATATGCCGCAGAGAAAATCCTTAACTGCAGAATCAAATGTTAAAAGGATGAAAATACTCGCACCCCTCGTGGAAATAGCTTTTAAAAAAGCCCTGGAAGGCGACTTATACAGGGCATTAACCCTCAATGGCCTAATATACTGTGCAACACTAGGATTCAACCCAGAAGTTGCAGTGGACGCCCTGGAGGCAGGTGCGATCGCATCAGGTTTATCAGGAACCGGACCAGCATTTGTCGCGATAACAACAGAGGAAAAACAGGATAATATCATAGAAGCATGGAGCTCCTATCCAGGGGACATAATCATTACAAGCGTCGACAACCAAGGCACACAATTCACAGGCAGGTGA
- a CDS encoding 4-hydroxy-tetrahydrodipicolinate reductase, translated as MIRVAVSGACGRMGSRIVKRVTKEDGMEVVAAIEAPNTPFKGKDVGEVIGIGTIGVKVNSAEELEEAIKDSKPDVVVDFTIADAAVNTVEKASKLGINVVVGTTGFSGEQLEKIEKDVKENNVKAIIAPNMAVGVNVFFKVLEELAKLLPDYNVEIMEAHHKHKRDAPSGTALRALEIIAAATSRDPERVSVYGRRGLIGERTDDEIGVHAIRAGDIVGDHIVLFAGEGERLEVIHRAHSREAFVSGVIRALRFIEKAEPGKISDMNDVLGIR; from the coding sequence ATGATTAGAGTGGCGGTAAGCGGTGCTTGTGGCAGGATGGGCTCAAGGATAGTAAAGAGGGTGACAAAAGAAGATGGTATGGAAGTGGTGGCAGCCATAGAAGCCCCAAACACACCATTTAAAGGAAAAGATGTTGGGGAAGTTATAGGTATAGGGACCATCGGTGTTAAGGTAAATTCTGCAGAAGAACTAGAAGAGGCTATTAAGGATTCAAAACCTGATGTTGTTGTGGATTTCACAATAGCGGATGCGGCGGTAAACACTGTGGAAAAGGCTTCAAAGCTTGGCATAAATGTTGTGGTGGGGACAACAGGTTTCTCAGGTGAACAGTTAGAGAAGATTGAAAAAGACGTTAAAGAAAATAATGTTAAGGCTATTATAGCCCCTAATATGGCTGTTGGCGTTAACGTGTTCTTCAAGGTCCTTGAAGAACTTGCAAAACTTTTACCTGATTATAATGTTGAGATCATGGAAGCACACCATAAACACAAAAGGGACGCACCATCAGGAACGGCTTTAAGAGCATTGGAGATAATAGCAGCCGCTACTAGCAGAGACCCTGAGAGGGTGAGTGTATATGGCAGAAGGGGTCTTATAGGTGAAAGGACAGATGATGAAATAGGAGTGCATGCCATAAGAGCTGGGGATATTGTAGGAGACCATATAGTGCTTTTCGCTGGTGAAGGTGAAAGACTTGAAGTAATCCACAGGGCACATAGTAGAGAAGCCTTCGTTAGCGGGGTTATAAGGGCTTTGAGATTCATAGAAAAAGCCGAGCCAGGTAAGATATCAGATATGAATGATGTTCTGGGAATCAGGTGA
- a CDS encoding 30S ribosomal protein S17e: protein MGNIRTAFVKRIAKELIENNPDKFTLEFEENKKLVEELSTVNTKHLRNKIAGYITRLMRQQSQ, encoded by the coding sequence ATGGGCAATATCAGAACAGCATTCGTTAAAAGGATAGCGAAAGAATTGATAGAAAACAATCCTGACAAATTCACACTCGAATTTGAAGAAAACAAAAAGTTAGTCGAGGAACTTTCAACAGTGAACACAAAACACCTTAGAAACAAAATAGCAGGTTACATCACAAGACTCATGAGACAACAATCACAATAA
- a CDS encoding chorismate mutase, type II — MRKSEALQLLQESRAKIDLIDEKILNLISKRTSLARKIIKAKIVLGMDILDPEREKQIEEKTRKIARENKIDEDKLIKIMRILTELNKMEQEQILRRK; from the coding sequence ATGAGAAAATCAGAGGCTTTGCAACTTTTACAAGAATCCAGGGCGAAAATAGATCTTATAGACGAGAAAATATTAAATCTCATCTCTAAGAGAACATCCCTGGCAAGGAAGATAATAAAAGCAAAAATAGTCTTGGGCATGGACATCCTAGACCCTGAAAGAGAAAAACAAATCGAAGAAAAGACAAGGAAAATCGCCAGGGAAAACAAAATCGATGAAGATAAACTCATAAAGATAATGAGAATACTCACAGAATTAAACAAGATGGAACAAGAACAAATACTCAGGAGGAAATAA
- a CDS encoding thioredoxin has protein sequence MVVKIEVFTSPTCPYCPMALEVVEEAKKEFGDAIEVEQIDVMVDRERAIEYGLMAVPAIAMNGILKFIGAPTKEELIDAIKEELAESSF, from the coding sequence ATGGTAGTCAAAATTGAAGTGTTCACATCACCCACATGTCCATATTGTCCAATGGCACTAGAAGTGGTTGAAGAGGCGAAAAAAGAATTTGGAGATGCCATAGAAGTTGAACAGATTGATGTGATGGTAGACAGGGAAAGAGCGATTGAATATGGTCTCATGGCCGTGCCTGCCATTGCAATGAACGGTATACTGAAATTTATAGGAGCTCCCACAAAGGAAGAGCTTATAGATGCGATAAAAGAAGAATTGGCAGAATCTTCTTTTTAG
- a CDS encoding NADPH-dependent FMN reductase, with the protein MPKIIGIVGSPRVDGNTTFLVKEALTAAEEEGIETELIKLAEHDINPCRACDTCLEGECPIEDDIPILLEKIEEADAIIIGSPVYFGNVTGQTKMFMDRTRPLRINFKLKNKIGGAVTVGGSRNGGQETTCSAIHNFLLIHEMIVVGDSSPTAHYGGTGVGRGREDCKEDQFGIETSRNLGKRIAELVTKI; encoded by the coding sequence ATGCCAAAGATAATAGGGATCGTTGGAAGTCCAAGGGTTGATGGTAACACAACCTTCCTAGTCAAGGAAGCTTTAACCGCGGCAGAAGAAGAAGGAATCGAAACAGAACTCATAAAACTAGCAGAACATGATATAAACCCTTGCAGGGCATGTGATACATGCCTAGAGGGTGAATGTCCAATAGAAGATGATATCCCAATCTTGTTAGAGAAAATAGAAGAGGCTGACGCTATCATAATAGGCAGTCCAGTCTACTTTGGTAATGTAACCGGACAGACAAAAATGTTCATGGACAGAACAAGACCACTAAGAATAAATTTCAAACTAAAAAATAAAATAGGCGGTGCAGTGACAGTAGGAGGTTCAAGAAATGGTGGCCAAGAAACAACATGTTCTGCAATTCACAATTTCCTACTGATACATGAGATGATTGTTGTAGGAGACTCTTCACCAACAGCCCACTATGGCGGTACAGGGGTTGGACGTGGAAGAGAAGATTGTAAAGAAGACCAATTTGGGATAGAAACATCCAGGAACCTTGGGAAGAGGATCGCGGAGCTTGTCACCAAAATTTAA
- a CDS encoding acetyl-CoA acetyltransferase → MREVAIIGASQTKFGELWDISFRDLITRAGVEAIEDAGIEGADLEAMYIGNMSAGLFIKQEHIASLIADHAGLTPIPATRVEAACASGGLALRSGIMAIASGYHDIVLVGGVEKMTDVVDPTPAIATASDQEWEAQQGVTFPSLYAMMARRHMYEYGTTREQLAMVSVINHENAAKNPKAQFPMEITVEQVLSSSMVADPLRLLDCSPISDGASAIILCPAEKAREYTDTPVYVKASAHASGTIALQDREDITRIDATVHAARKAFKMAGLEPKDVDVIEVHDCFSINGILAIEDLGFVNKGEGGLAFEEGVTRRDGDIPFNPSGGLKARGHPLGATGIAQAAEIVLQLRGEAGKRQVEGAEIGLTHNIGGTGGTAVIHILSR, encoded by the coding sequence ATGAGGGAAGTTGCAATTATCGGAGCATCACAAACAAAATTTGGCGAATTATGGGACATATCATTCAGGGATCTTATCACAAGAGCCGGGGTAGAAGCCATAGAAGATGCAGGGATTGAAGGAGCCGACCTAGAAGCAATGTACATCGGAAACATGTCAGCAGGACTATTCATAAAACAAGAACACATAGCCTCTTTAATAGCAGACCACGCAGGACTCACACCAATCCCAGCAACCAGAGTAGAAGCTGCATGCGCATCAGGCGGCCTTGCACTCAGAAGCGGTATAATGGCCATCGCTTCTGGCTACCATGACATCGTACTTGTGGGTGGAGTGGAAAAAATGACAGATGTCGTGGATCCAACCCCTGCAATAGCCACAGCATCAGACCAAGAATGGGAAGCCCAACAAGGAGTTACATTCCCCTCACTCTATGCTATGATGGCACGTCGCCACATGTACGAGTATGGGACAACAAGAGAACAACTTGCAATGGTATCTGTCATAAATCATGAAAATGCTGCTAAAAATCCTAAAGCCCAATTTCCAATGGAGATCACAGTAGAGCAGGTTCTAAGTTCTAGTATGGTTGCCGATCCTCTAAGGTTGCTTGATTGTTCACCAATATCTGACGGTGCATCAGCCATAATATTATGTCCAGCAGAAAAAGCAAGGGAATATACCGACACTCCAGTTTATGTGAAGGCCTCTGCACACGCTTCTGGGACAATAGCGCTTCAAGACAGAGAAGATATTACAAGGATTGATGCAACTGTCCATGCAGCGAGAAAAGCCTTTAAAATGGCAGGTTTAGAACCCAAGGATGTTGATGTAATCGAAGTCCATGACTGTTTCAGTATAAATGGTATACTTGCAATAGAAGACCTTGGATTTGTTAATAAAGGTGAAGGTGGACTAGCATTCGAAGAAGGTGTGACGCGTCGTGATGGTGACATTCCATTCAATCCATCTGGTGGACTTAAAGCAAGGGGTCATCCACTTGGTGCAACTGGTATAGCCCAAGCTGCAGAGATAGTATTGCAACTTAGGGGAGAAGCAGGTAAAAGACAAGTTGAAGGTGCAGAAATAGGTTTAACACATAATATTGGGGGTACTGGTGGAACAGCTGTTATACATATACTCTCAAGGTGA
- a CDS encoding aspartate kinase: MALLIAKFGGTSIGNGKRIRKAAQSVVKEHMKGNQIVVVVSAINKTTDELLGIVEKATDNAITEKQLAEIVSMGEMTSARIFSAALEALGVKSEYIDPYKDEWPIITDSNLLDAKVDLKTTIEKSKTLLKLLDQGIIPVVCGFLGKDKQGYITTLGRGGSDITAFLLGRCLNADEVIIVTDVGGVMSTDPNKLQEAKKLDKISVEEMRDLATHGAQVLHPHALKYKIPEIKAKIIGFEHGDLSAPGTEIIGPSKKEQLKTVTFNSEPLAVLAVVGEEILNKPGILAKLTSTLSKKNINIIGVSTGKNSITLFIKKEDAEEAHKLLHDVVVEDENLSSLSLGRDIAMITISSPEFIDTPGIISEITEPLREHDLNIVEISSSQTSVVIFVDWDDGKKAYELVRGVLE; the protein is encoded by the coding sequence ATGGCACTTCTAATCGCAAAATTTGGCGGAACATCCATAGGTAACGGTAAAAGGATAAGAAAAGCAGCCCAATCAGTAGTCAAAGAACACATGAAAGGAAACCAGATAGTAGTGGTCGTATCAGCCATCAACAAAACCACAGACGAACTACTAGGAATCGTTGAAAAAGCAACGGACAATGCTATAACGGAAAAACAACTAGCAGAGATAGTCTCAATGGGTGAAATGACCAGCGCAAGGATATTCTCAGCAGCCCTAGAAGCCCTTGGAGTGAAATCAGAATACATAGACCCATACAAAGACGAATGGCCAATAATAACAGACAGCAACCTCCTAGACGCCAAAGTAGACCTTAAAACAACAATAGAAAAATCCAAGACACTCCTAAAACTCCTAGACCAGGGTATTATACCAGTTGTCTGCGGCTTCCTAGGAAAAGACAAACAAGGTTATATCACAACACTTGGAAGAGGCGGAAGCGACATCACAGCATTCCTACTAGGCCGTTGCCTAAATGCAGATGAAGTAATCATCGTTACAGACGTTGGAGGGGTCATGTCAACAGACCCAAACAAACTCCAAGAAGCTAAAAAATTAGACAAAATCTCAGTAGAGGAAATGAGGGACTTAGCCACCCACGGAGCCCAAGTACTCCACCCACACGCACTAAAATATAAAATACCTGAAATAAAAGCCAAAATAATAGGATTCGAGCATGGTGATCTTTCAGCGCCTGGCACAGAAATCATAGGCCCCTCAAAAAAAGAACAGCTTAAAACTGTAACTTTTAACTCTGAGCCATTAGCTGTTCTCGCCGTAGTGGGAGAAGAAATATTAAACAAGCCGGGAATACTCGCGAAATTAACATCCACATTATCCAAAAAGAATATTAACATCATAGGAGTATCAACAGGAAAAAATTCCATAACATTATTCATCAAAAAAGAGGACGCTGAAGAAGCCCACAAACTCCTACATGATGTTGTTGTTGAAGATGAAAACTTAAGTTCACTATCACTTGGAAGAGACATTGCAATGATCACAATTTCAAGCCCAGAATTCATAGACACACCAGGGATAATCTCAGAAATCACAGAACCGCTAAGAGAACATGACTTGAATATTGTTGAAATCTCATCATCACAAACCTCTGTCGTAATATTTGTTGACTGGGATGATGGAAAAAAAGCTTATGAACTTGTAAGGGGTGTTTTAGAATGA
- a CDS encoding 3-hydroxy-3-methylglutaryl-CoA-synthase, producing the protein MVGIVGYGVYIPLYRIKVEEIAKVWGDDPQMIMRGLIVEEKSVPAPDEDTATISVEAARQALKRGRINPERIGAVYVGSESHPYAVKPTATIVAEAIGATPQLTAADLEFACKAGTAGMQACLGLVKSGVIDYGLAIGADTAQGAPGDALEYTASAGGAAYIIGKDDLIAEIESTYSFTTDTPDFYRREGMPYPRHGGRFTGEPAYFKHVISAAKTIMEKEDLKASDFNYAVFHQPNGKFYLKAAKKLGFKMEQVKPGLLTPMIGNTYSGATPIGLAATLDIAKPGDRILAVSYGSGAGSDAFIITVEDGIEEKRELALKVREMIKKKVYVDYSLYAKFKEKLKMA; encoded by the coding sequence TAAAAGTTGAAGAGATAGCGAAGGTTTGGGGAGACGATCCCCAGATGATTATGAGAGGTTTGATAGTTGAGGAGAAGTCTGTACCCGCCCCTGATGAGGATACTGCGACTATATCAGTTGAAGCCGCAAGACAGGCTCTAAAAAGGGGTCGGATAAACCCTGAAAGGATTGGCGCAGTCTATGTGGGCTCGGAATCACATCCATATGCGGTTAAACCAACTGCAACGATAGTCGCTGAGGCCATAGGGGCAACACCACAGTTAACAGCTGCAGACCTTGAATTCGCATGTAAAGCCGGTACTGCTGGGATGCAAGCGTGTCTGGGTTTGGTGAAAAGCGGAGTGATAGATTATGGTCTTGCAATAGGAGCGGACACTGCCCAGGGCGCTCCAGGCGACGCACTAGAATATACAGCCTCGGCAGGTGGCGCCGCATACATCATAGGCAAAGATGATCTGATAGCAGAGATAGAATCAACCTATAGTTTCACAACTGACACGCCTGATTTTTATAGGAGGGAAGGCATGCCATACCCCCGCCATGGGGGTAGATTCACAGGAGAACCAGCCTACTTCAAACATGTGATCTCAGCCGCAAAAACAATAATGGAAAAAGAAGATCTTAAAGCATCTGATTTTAACTATGCAGTATTCCACCAACCTAATGGTAAATTCTATCTTAAAGCAGCTAAAAAACTAGGCTTTAAAATGGAACAAGTAAAACCAGGACTTTTAACCCCAATGATAGGTAACACCTATTCAGGGGCCACACCAATAGGACTCGCAGCCACACTAGATATAGCCAAGCCAGGAGACAGGATACTAGCAGTATCCTATGGATCTGGAGCGGGAAGCGACGCCTTCATAATCACAGTAGAAGATGGGATAGAAGAAAAAAGGGAGCTCGCACTAAAAGTCCGGGAAATGATAAAAAAGAAAGTCTATGTCGACTACTCATTATATGCAAAATTCAAAGAAAAACTCAAAATGGCCTAA
- a CDS encoding dihydrodipicolinate synthase produces MKIEGTIVAMITPFTSDDEVDEDGLRENINYLIENGVDGLLIAGTTGESATITHEEQRRMIDLLVEEVDGRVTTIAGAGSNSTKEALGLVKHAENAGADAALVITPYYNRPQPHGLLEHYKILSNAADIPIIIYNVPSRTGTDIDVDTVLKLAEEDNMIGLKEASPDLDKVSQLMNRLIESGLDDEFTILSGNDNLTLPMIPLGAKGVISVVANVDPARMSRMVNEALSGDFESAMKTHYELYDLMKGLFIETNPVPAKEALNMMGKPAGHVRPPLAPLKEENRAKLQRILEDLSLI; encoded by the coding sequence ATGAAAATAGAAGGTACAATCGTGGCCATGATAACCCCATTCACCTCAGATGACGAGGTGGATGAGGATGGGCTGCGAGAAAACATAAACTATCTGATAGAAAATGGGGTGGATGGTCTCCTCATAGCAGGAACCACAGGCGAATCAGCCACCATAACCCACGAAGAACAAAGGAGGATGATAGACCTCCTAGTTGAAGAAGTCGATGGTAGAGTAACCACCATCGCAGGCGCCGGCAGCAACTCCACAAAAGAGGCGCTAGGACTCGTCAAACACGCCGAAAATGCAGGAGCCGACGCAGCGTTAGTCATAACACCATACTACAACAGGCCGCAACCACACGGCCTCCTAGAACACTACAAGATACTTAGCAACGCCGCGGATATACCTATAATAATCTACAATGTACCCTCAAGGACTGGAACAGACATCGACGTTGACACCGTGCTTAAACTGGCAGAGGAAGATAATATGATAGGTCTCAAGGAGGCCAGCCCAGATCTTGACAAAGTCTCTCAGTTAATGAATAGGCTCATAGAAAGCGGTTTGGATGATGAATTCACCATACTTTCAGGGAATGATAATCTCACATTACCAATGATACCACTAGGCGCGAAAGGGGTTATATCAGTGGTTGCGAATGTTGACCCTGCTAGAATGTCCAGGATGGTTAACGAGGCCCTATCGGGAGATTTCGAATCCGCGATGAAAACTCACTATGAATTATATGATCTTATGAAAGGATTATTCATCGAAACTAACCCAGTACCTGCGAAAGAAGCCTTGAATATGATGGGAAAACCCGCTGGTCATGTGAGACCGCCACTAGCACCACTCAAAGAAGAAAACAGGGCGAAACTCCAGAGAATCCTAGAGGATCTCTCATTAATCTAA
- a CDS encoding chaperonin: MAQLTGGQQPVLILPEGTSRYLGRDAQRMNILAGKVLAETVRTTLGPKGMDKMLVDSLGDIVVTNDGVTILKEMDIEHPAAKMLVEVAKTQEDEVGDGTTTAVIIAGDLLKKAEELLDMDIHPTIIAMGYRQAARKAQEILDSISISASDRDTLLKVAMTAMTGKGTEKARKPLAELVVDAVKQVEENGEVDKDHIKIEKKEGGSVDDSVLVQGVIIDKERVHPGMPKKVENAKIALLNCPIEVKETEVDAEIRITDPSQMQAFIEQEEKMIRDMVDKIVSTGANVLFCQKGIDDLAQHYLAKGGVLAVRRVKKSDIEKLSKATGAKIVTNIEDLSEEDLGEAGKVVEKKISGEEMIFVEECKEPKAVTILVRGSTEHVVSEVERAIEDAIGVVSATVEDEKVVAGGGAPEVEIAKKLKDYSESISGREQLAVAAFAEALEVVPKTLAENAGLDSIDTLVDLRAAHEESPYMGLDVFEGEVVDMKEAGVLEPHRVKRQAIQSAAEAAEMILRIDDVIAAAGGEGEEEGMEGMEGGMPPM; this comes from the coding sequence ATGGCACAGTTAACTGGAGGACAACAACCAGTTCTCATTCTCCCAGAAGGTACAAGCAGATACCTTGGAAGAGACGCCCAAAGAATGAACATACTAGCAGGAAAAGTATTAGCAGAAACTGTTAGAACAACCCTAGGCCCAAAAGGAATGGACAAAATGCTCGTAGACTCCCTAGGGGACATCGTAGTAACAAATGACGGTGTAACAATACTAAAAGAAATGGACATAGAACACCCAGCCGCAAAAATGCTGGTAGAAGTTGCGAAAACACAAGAAGATGAAGTAGGAGACGGAACAACCACAGCAGTCATAATAGCAGGCGACCTCCTCAAAAAAGCAGAAGAACTACTTGACATGGACATACACCCAACAATCATAGCAATGGGCTACCGACAAGCAGCCAGAAAAGCCCAAGAAATCCTAGACAGCATATCAATAAGTGCAAGCGACCGCGACACCCTACTAAAAGTAGCCATGACAGCAATGACAGGAAAAGGAACAGAAAAAGCCAGAAAACCACTAGCTGAACTCGTTGTAGACGCCGTTAAACAAGTAGAAGAAAACGGCGAAGTAGACAAAGACCACATAAAAATAGAAAAGAAAGAAGGCGGCAGCGTAGACGACTCAGTACTAGTCCAAGGAGTGATAATCGACAAAGAAAGAGTACACCCAGGCATGCCCAAAAAGGTTGAAAACGCGAAAATAGCACTACTCAACTGTCCAATAGAAGTCAAAGAAACAGAAGTAGACGCCGAAATAAGAATCACAGACCCATCACAAATGCAAGCCTTCATCGAACAAGAAGAAAAAATGATAAGAGACATGGTCGACAAGATAGTGAGCACAGGAGCCAACGTACTATTCTGCCAAAAAGGCATTGACGACCTAGCACAACACTACCTAGCAAAAGGCGGAGTACTCGCAGTCAGAAGAGTTAAAAAATCAGACATAGAAAAACTATCAAAGGCAACCGGCGCAAAAATAGTCACAAACATCGAAGACCTCAGCGAAGAAGACCTCGGAGAAGCAGGAAAAGTCGTGGAGAAAAAAATCTCAGGAGAAGAAATGATATTCGTAGAAGAATGCAAAGAACCCAAAGCAGTCACCATACTAGTAAGAGGATCCACAGAACACGTTGTAAGCGAAGTAGAAAGAGCTATCGAAGACGCCATCGGAGTGGTTTCAGCGACTGTTGAAGATGAGAAGGTCGTTGCCGGCGGCGGGGCTCCCGAGGTCGAGATCGCTAAAAAACTTAAAGATTACAGTGAGAGTATTAGTGGCAGGGAGCAGTTGGCTGTAGCTGCTTTTGCAGAGGCTCTTGAGGTAGTTCCTAAGACTTTGGCAGAGAATGCTGGTCTTGACAGTATTGACACTCTCGTTGATTTAAGAGCAGCCCACGAAGAATCACCATACATGGGCCTAGACGTTTTCGAAGGCGAAGTAGTGGACATGAAAGAAGCAGGAGTACTAGAACCACACAGAGTCAAAAGACAAGCCATACAATCAGCAGCAGAAGCAGCAGAAATGATACTAAGAATCGATGACGTCATAGCCGCCGCAGGCGGAGAAGGCGAAGAAGAAGGAATGGAGGGCATGGAAGGCGGAATGCCACCAATGTAA
- a CDS encoding aspartate-semialdehyde dehydrogenase, whose product MVDVGVLGATGMVGQRFIELLDKHPKFEIKVLTASPRSEGKPYGEVAKWYLQSEMPESVKDIIVAGTDPSKVGDVDILFSALPPEIAAKVEPKFAEEYVVASNASAMRMEPDVPLVIPEVNPDFLDLIEVQQKRRGWDGFIVTNPNCTTIALTLTLKPIHDQYTIKRVYVATMQAVSGAGYNGVPSMAIIDNLVPYIGGEEEKIETETLHLLGELENGTVTPAQFGISASCHRVPVLDGHTEAVFIELEEEFEIDDIKRIMDEFQGIPQKLELPSAPEKPVVVREEEDRPQPRIDRDESGGMAVTVGRLRMDDAFENSLRYVLVGHNTIRGAAGASILNAELINEIIF is encoded by the coding sequence ATGGTTGATGTGGGAGTTTTAGGCGCGACTGGAATGGTTGGTCAACGTTTCATAGAACTTTTAGATAAGCATCCTAAATTTGAGATTAAGGTGCTCACGGCCTCTCCACGTTCTGAGGGGAAACCCTACGGGGAAGTGGCTAAATGGTATCTTCAAAGTGAAATGCCAGAGTCAGTTAAGGATATAATAGTTGCAGGGACAGACCCCTCTAAGGTAGGGGATGTTGACATACTATTTTCGGCTCTTCCACCTGAGATAGCTGCGAAGGTGGAGCCGAAGTTCGCGGAAGAGTATGTGGTGGCATCGAATGCAAGTGCTATGCGAATGGAACCTGATGTGCCTCTAGTCATACCAGAGGTTAACCCTGATTTCCTAGATCTTATAGAAGTTCAGCAAAAGAGGCGTGGATGGGATGGTTTCATAGTCACGAACCCGAATTGTACCACGATCGCCCTCACGTTGACTTTGAAGCCAATCCATGACCAGTACACTATAAAGAGGGTGTATGTAGCTACTATGCAGGCTGTTTCAGGGGCTGGATATAATGGCGTCCCATCAATGGCAATAATAGATAATTTAGTACCTTACATTGGAGGGGAGGAAGAGAAGATAGAGACTGAGACGCTCCATCTTCTTGGGGAGTTAGAGAATGGGACTGTCACTCCTGCCCAGTTTGGTATAAGCGCGTCTTGTCATAGGGTTCCTGTACTTGATGGACATACTGAAGCGGTTTTCATAGAACTTGAAGAGGAATTTGAAATTGATGATATAAAGAGGATCATGGATGAATTTCAGGGGATACCGCAGAAGTTAGAGTTGCCTTCAGCACCTGAAAAACCAGTGGTTGTAAGGGAAGAAGAGGACAGGCCTCAGCCACGTATTGACAGGGATGAATCTGGTGGGATGGCTGTTACGGTTGGTAGGCTTCGAATGGATGATGCATTTGAGAATAGTTTGAGGTATGTGTTGGTTGGTCATAATACTATCCGTGGAGCTGCAGGTGCATCAATATTAAATGCTGAGTTAATAAATGAGATAATATTCTAG
- a CDS encoding predicted phosphoesterase translates to MPSGHSVAAFSGFMILGIRYGRLPIFIFLAVLVGISRIYMGLHYPSDVIVGALLGILCALVSIGIEEKFFKSSKKYRMNIKRGNQ, encoded by the coding sequence ATGCCTTCTGGTCATAGTGTAGCTGCTTTCAGCGGGTTTATGATCCTTGGGATAAGGTATGGTAGACTTCCTATTTTTATTTTCTTGGCTGTTCTTGTGGGGATTTCTAGGATTTATATGGGTTTACATTATCCATCGGATGTTATTGTAGGGGCTCTGCTTGGAATATTATGCGCTTTGGTTTCTATTGGAATTGAAGAAAAATTTTTTAAGTCCAGCAAAAAATATAGAATGAATATCAAAAGGGGAAATCAGTGA